The genomic window TCCAGCTCCACGATCTTCCTTCGTATCCATCGTACGGTCGACCAAACCAGGACGACCGACATGAACAGGGCGATGTACGAGATCGAGATGCTGGCATCCGGCAGGATGTCCGTGCCCAGGACGGCCAGGAAGTTGAACGCCGAGTGGATGGCCACCGCGGCCAAGTAGTATGGGATCCAGCTCTTGGGAGTCCCGTACCACGCGGCAAAGCACTTGGACCTCGAGACCCCGAACCCGGAGATGGCCGAGGTCGAGGTGTGAAGCAGGGTGGAGGTAAGGGTCCGGGCGATGACGGTGACGATGAACAGCTCCACCCCCGTGGCCAGCGAATCGGAGTAGTAGAGCACGTTCTCGCCGGCGGCGAACCCCAGACCTACGGCGGCGCCATAGACCAGGCCGTTCTCCGCCTCGGTCAGGCGGCGGCTGACGGCGAACACCCCAGTTAGCTTGGTGAACTCCTCGATCACGGGCGCGAGGATGACCGCCAGGATGATGCTCTCCATATTCGCGGTCAGGACGTCCCCGAAGAGCGAGCTGATGAGGTCCATCGCCAGTACCTCCAGGATGAAGGCCAGGCCCAGCGCCACGATGAGGCCGTAGATGAACACGCCCTCGATGGCCAGGAACGGCTCCCGCTCATGGATCTCCGCCGACCTTATCCACAGCATGTAGATGGTTGCGGGGACGAAGGCCACGATGAGGATGACGATGAGTCCGAGAGAGGTGACAGCCATATGAACGTTCAGATATGAGATGGCCGGATTAAAAGACAATTTGTCGTCTATGGGCGGAAGGCGGGGCTATCAGGACAGCGATTAAGAATCTGAGCATACCTCCACCGATCAATACCGGCGAAAACAATGCTCTGGACCATGTCATGTAAATTCTGCCTATTGCTGAGTACTTTTTCGGGCTTCGCGGCTCCTTTCACCTTCGATCGCCCTCCCCCTCGCTTTGACTTTAAGCCAGGCGTCCCTGATCAGATCGAGAGAGCCTTCTGCACACTCGTGCCTCAAACCGA from Methanomassiliicoccus sp. includes these protein-coding regions:
- a CDS encoding PrsW family intramembrane metalloprotease, whose protein sequence is MAVTSLGLIVILIVAFVPATIYMLWIRSAEIHEREPFLAIEGVFIYGLIVALGLAFILEVLAMDLISSLFGDVLTANMESIILAVILAPVIEEFTKLTGVFAVSRRLTEAENGLVYGAAVGLGFAAGENVLYYSDSLATGVELFIVTVIARTLTSTLLHTSTSAISGFGVSRSKCFAAWYGTPKSWIPYYLAAVAIHSAFNFLAVLGTDILPDASISISYIALFMSVVLVWSTVRWIRRKIVELDRSNAAGRIRCE